One Thermosipho africanus Ob7 genomic region harbors:
- a CDS encoding KamA family radical SAM protein, with the protein MQVNYITKIEKVPQLSEEEKNKLKKVTEKYKFRANDYYLKLINWDDPNDPIRNLIIPQIGELEEWGRLDASNEKSYTISKGLQHKYRDTALLLVNDVCGGFCRFCFRKRLFINVGEEVVRDVSEDLEYIKKHKEITNVLLTGGDPLLLATKKLEKIISQIREIDHVQIIRIGSKMVAFNPYRITEDPELIELIKKYSTDEKKIYIMTQFNHPREITKEAIKAVNMLQKAGAILANQTPLIKGVNADWKTLMELFKKLSFIGVPPYYVFQGRPVAGNKPFAVPVEEAYQIFLKAIMNVSGLAKRARFAMSHETGKIEVSALTKEHVIFRYQRAHDPKNAGKIMVYKRNPNAYWFDDYTELVEEYVVENPIL; encoded by the coding sequence ATGCAAGTAAACTACATCACAAAAATCGAAAAAGTTCCACAACTTTCCGAGGAAGAAAAAAACAAGTTAAAAAAAGTGACGGAAAAGTACAAGTTTAGAGCTAATGATTATTATTTAAAATTGATTAATTGGGATGATCCAAATGATCCCATAAGAAATTTAATAATCCCACAAATCGGTGAGTTAGAAGAATGGGGAAGACTCGATGCCTCAAATGAAAAATCCTATACAATTTCTAAAGGCTTACAACACAAATACAGAGACACCGCACTTTTATTAGTCAACGATGTTTGCGGTGGATTTTGTAGATTTTGTTTTAGAAAGCGCCTCTTTATCAATGTAGGAGAAGAAGTAGTTAGAGATGTTTCTGAAGATCTAGAATATATAAAAAAACACAAAGAGATAACAAACGTGTTATTAACCGGTGGCGATCCACTATTACTTGCTACAAAAAAACTTGAAAAAATAATAAGTCAGATCAGAGAAATTGATCATGTTCAAATAATAAGGATTGGAAGTAAAATGGTCGCATTTAATCCATATAGAATCACCGAAGATCCTGAATTAATAGAATTAATCAAAAAATATTCAACTGATGAAAAGAAAATATACATCATGACACAATTTAACCATCCAAGAGAAATAACTAAAGAAGCTATTAAAGCTGTAAATATGCTTCAAAAAGCGGGGGCAATTCTTGCAAATCAAACACCTTTGATAAAAGGTGTTAACGCAGACTGGAAAACGCTTATGGAACTATTCAAAAAACTTTCATTCATAGGTGTTCCTCCATACTATGTATTTCAAGGAAGGCCAGTTGCAGGAAATAAACCTTTTGCAGTTCCAGTAGAAGAAGCCTATCAAATATTCTTAAAAGCAATCATGAATGTATCAGGACTTGCAAAAAGAGCAAGATTTGCAATGTCACATGAGACAGGAAAAATAGAGGTTTCTGCTCTTACAAAGGAACATGTTATATTTAGATATCAACGTGCACATGATCCAAAAAACGCTGGAAAAATAATGGTATACAAAAGAAATCCAAACGCATACTGGTTCGATGATTATACCGAACTTGTTGAAGAGTATGTTGTAGAAAATCCAATCCTTTAA